In Sphingopyxis sp. 113P3, one DNA window encodes the following:
- a CDS encoding LLM class flavin-dependent oxidoreductase — MTRKREAVLFFMPTYRGFHTAAWRREGGTERAVEMDFDIIRRQIQLAERGKFHAAFFADGLVVGMGPADVSVEALSRTAAGSKWEPMTLLSALAACTSRIGLLGTVSTTYSQPYNVARLLASLDHISGGRAGWNVVTSAHPKVGLNFGDEALMPHDERYARGEEFFDVVAGLWDSWEDDAFIRDKASGRYFDPEKLHALNHRGKYLSVAGPLNIARPIQGHPVIAQAGSSRPGRAFASRHADVIYTMQAEIKHAQEFYSDIKTQASDAGRDPDHVKILPAVIFSVGHSMAHAEDKLAELDALVDPVVGMELLSAVLKVDMSAYPIDGPVPDVPEDQSGSRTTQKYFLDIAKRDNLTIRQLMQVMARSSAIPGTAQSIADRIEEWMEADAADGLNVQFANDEDSLGIFVEEVIPELQRRGLFHTEYRGRTLRENLRVPRPQNRFAAKPSGSAPRPSLAAAE, encoded by the coding sequence ATGACCAGAAAAAGGGAAGCCGTACTTTTCTTCATGCCCACATATCGCGGGTTTCACACCGCCGCGTGGCGCCGGGAAGGCGGGACGGAACGAGCCGTCGAGATGGATTTCGACATCATCCGCCGCCAGATACAGCTGGCGGAGCGCGGGAAGTTTCACGCGGCGTTCTTCGCAGACGGGCTGGTCGTTGGGATGGGGCCTGCCGATGTGAGCGTGGAGGCCCTGAGCCGCACCGCGGCGGGATCGAAATGGGAGCCGATGACGCTCCTGTCCGCGCTCGCTGCCTGCACCTCGCGGATCGGACTGCTCGGTACGGTGAGCACAACCTATTCCCAGCCCTATAATGTCGCGCGATTGCTCGCGTCGCTCGATCATATTTCGGGCGGGCGGGCTGGCTGGAATGTGGTCACCTCGGCGCACCCCAAGGTTGGCTTGAACTTCGGCGACGAAGCCTTGATGCCCCACGATGAACGCTACGCGCGGGGCGAGGAGTTCTTCGATGTCGTCGCCGGTCTGTGGGACAGCTGGGAAGACGATGCCTTCATTCGCGACAAGGCGTCCGGGCGCTATTTCGATCCCGAAAAGCTGCACGCGCTCAACCATCGGGGCAAATATCTGTCGGTTGCGGGCCCGCTCAACATTGCGCGGCCCATCCAGGGACATCCCGTGATCGCGCAGGCGGGGTCTTCCAGGCCCGGGCGGGCGTTCGCCTCGCGCCATGCGGACGTGATCTACACCATGCAAGCCGAGATCAAACACGCCCAGGAATTTTACAGCGACATCAAGACGCAGGCCTCCGACGCCGGCCGCGATCCCGATCATGTCAAGATTCTGCCGGCGGTCATTTTCTCGGTCGGTCACAGCATGGCTCATGCGGAGGACAAGCTTGCCGAGCTCGATGCGCTCGTGGATCCCGTGGTCGGCATGGAGCTGCTCAGCGCGGTCCTCAAGGTCGATATGTCGGCCTATCCGATCGACGGGCCGGTGCCTGACGTGCCCGAAGACCAGAGCGGATCGCGGACCACGCAGAAATATTTCCTCGACATCGCCAAGCGCGACAATCTGACCATCCGCCAGCTGATGCAGGTCATGGCGCGATCATCAGCCATTCCGGGCACGGCCCAGAGCATCGCGGACCGGATCGAGGAATGGATGGAAGCGGATGCAGCAGACGGGCTCAACGTCCAGTTTGCCAATGACGAGGATTCGCTCGGCATCTTTGTCGAAGAAGTCATCCCCGAACTGCAACGGCGGGGTCTTTTCCATACCGAGTATCGCGGCAGGACACTGCGCGAGAACCTCAGGGTCCCGCGGCCCCAAAACCGCTTTGCCGCGAAACCGAGCGGATCGGCGCCCCGTCCGAGCCTCGCCGCCGCGGAATGA
- a CDS encoding amidohydrolase family protein: MSAVPSLPENVAPFAGRILDIDSHEMIPAQIWVEVFGDVVKPYADRTLASSKRAGNFNELNAPDYVGDVREIDPETVWITGKGPNAPAASDMGRRAELMDTMGINRQLMFASGPGHGGLTMYAFRKNVAPLAASLGIAEDEFHTLARRMMDAQNNWSVETARRIPRLRPVAQIYGDTPEELIAVAKSVIDRGIRAVQVAPAILPGGVSAASNALDPFYAMLAEADVALTLHISNETQFLDPEWNNARAFEGFKQTTELLMSPWFLQTYHLAAQNFIGTMVAGGVFDRHPTLRVAVAEFTGHWIGPLAHQLDIWHDNNQAMHPMMFADGSEGRRLPMRPSEYIARNVRVSVFDFEPVGEYIQKNGLEDVYCFMSDYPHTEGGKRPVDKLAASLEPLGQRVMEKFFVTNGELILPE, encoded by the coding sequence ATGTCGGCAGTGCCGTCCTTGCCCGAAAATGTTGCGCCCTTTGCCGGCCGTATCCTCGACATTGACAGTCATGAGATGATTCCGGCCCAGATCTGGGTCGAGGTATTCGGCGACGTGGTCAAACCCTATGCCGATCGGACGCTCGCCTCATCGAAGAGGGCCGGAAACTTTAATGAACTGAACGCGCCGGATTATGTGGGGGACGTTCGCGAGATCGACCCCGAGACCGTCTGGATCACCGGCAAGGGGCCCAACGCTCCAGCCGCAAGCGATATGGGCCGGCGCGCCGAGCTCATGGATACCATGGGTATCAATAGGCAGCTGATGTTTGCGTCGGGACCCGGTCATGGGGGTCTTACCATGTATGCGTTCCGGAAGAATGTGGCGCCCCTCGCTGCCTCGCTCGGGATTGCGGAGGACGAATTCCATACGCTCGCTCGAAGGATGATGGACGCCCAGAACAATTGGTCCGTCGAGACGGCGAGGCGCATTCCGAGGCTGCGACCGGTGGCGCAGATTTATGGCGATACACCCGAAGAACTGATCGCGGTGGCCAAATCGGTGATCGATCGCGGAATCCGGGCCGTGCAGGTCGCACCCGCGATATTGCCCGGCGGCGTGTCGGCGGCGTCGAACGCGCTCGATCCGTTTTACGCGATGCTCGCAGAGGCCGATGTCGCTTTGACGCTCCATATTTCGAACGAAACCCAGTTTCTCGACCCCGAGTGGAACAATGCAAGGGCGTTCGAGGGGTTCAAGCAGACCACCGAGCTGCTGATGAGCCCGTGGTTTCTGCAGACATATCACCTGGCGGCACAAAACTTCATCGGAACCATGGTGGCGGGCGGCGTTTTCGATCGCCATCCGACACTGCGCGTCGCGGTGGCGGAGTTTACCGGCCACTGGATCGGCCCATTGGCCCACCAGCTCGATATCTGGCACGACAATAACCAGGCGATGCATCCGATGATGTTCGCCGACGGTAGCGAAGGGCGCCGTCTGCCGATGCGTCCTTCCGAATATATCGCCCGGAATGTCAGGGTTTCGGTTTTCGATTTCGAGCCGGTTGGCGAGTATATCCAGAAAAACGGCCTTGAAGACGTCTACTGCTTCATGAGCGATTATCCGCACACCGAGGGCGGCAAGCGACCGGTCGATAAACTCGCCGCATCGCTCGAGCCGCTGGGGCAGCGTGTGATGGAGAAATTCTTTGTGACCAACGGTGAACTCATACTGCCGGAGTGA
- a CDS encoding aldehyde dehydrogenase family protein, which translates to MAMATQAEKATFDFFSDYTMTIDGKSATSTATFEAFNPATEEVIASVPDASRDQLDSAIAAAKSAFAGWSARPIAERQALVAKIGDVIEAHAEDFMRLLTLEQGKARAGAEWEIGGSVIWCREIATQSLATHVAEKTESRTVETSRVPLGVVGGITPWNFPVLLAVWKIAPALVAGNTMVLKPSPWTPLCTLKLGELLRDVLPAGVLNIVSGGNDLGAWLTQHPDVRKISFTGSTATGRKIMESAAGNLKRITLELGGNDPAIVLPDVEVEKTAKELFWAAFQNTSQFCVAAKRVYVHADIYDSFAKALVDYAKTVKVGDGSQQGTDLGPIQNKMQFEKLKNLLDDARSAGLSFLLGGEIPEGKGYFVPVTIIDNPPEDSRVVVEEAFGPVLPLLKFDDIEDVVARANDTEYGLAASVWGKDIDTARRIAGRIEAGTVWINEIHSFSPHVAFGGHKQSGIGIENALEGLAEYTNSQTIVTNRAV; encoded by the coding sequence ATGGCTATGGCTACCCAGGCGGAAAAGGCGACCTTCGATTTTTTCAGCGACTACACAATGACGATCGATGGCAAGAGCGCGACGTCCACGGCGACGTTCGAGGCGTTCAATCCGGCGACCGAGGAGGTGATCGCCTCGGTGCCGGACGCTTCGCGGGATCAGCTCGATTCTGCGATTGCCGCGGCAAAGTCGGCATTTGCGGGATGGTCCGCACGGCCCATCGCGGAGAGGCAGGCGCTGGTTGCGAAGATCGGCGACGTCATCGAGGCGCACGCCGAGGATTTCATGCGTCTTCTGACGCTCGAGCAAGGAAAGGCGCGAGCTGGCGCCGAATGGGAGATTGGCGGCTCGGTCATTTGGTGCCGTGAGATCGCAACCCAGAGCCTGGCGACGCATGTGGCGGAGAAGACCGAGAGCCGGACCGTGGAGACGAGCCGGGTGCCGCTGGGCGTCGTCGGCGGCATTACACCTTGGAATTTCCCTGTCCTGCTCGCGGTCTGGAAGATCGCGCCGGCATTGGTCGCGGGCAATACAATGGTGCTCAAGCCCTCGCCCTGGACGCCGCTTTGCACACTCAAGCTTGGTGAATTGCTGCGCGATGTCCTGCCTGCCGGGGTGCTCAACATTGTTTCAGGTGGAAATGATCTTGGCGCCTGGCTGACGCAGCACCCCGATGTGCGCAAGATCAGTTTTACCGGTTCGACCGCAACGGGACGCAAGATCATGGAAAGCGCCGCCGGCAATCTGAAGCGGATAACGCTTGAACTGGGCGGTAATGACCCGGCAATCGTGCTGCCCGACGTCGAGGTTGAAAAGACGGCCAAGGAGCTTTTCTGGGCGGCATTTCAGAACACGTCGCAGTTCTGCGTCGCGGCAAAACGTGTCTATGTCCATGCCGATATCTACGACAGTTTTGCCAAGGCGCTGGTGGATTACGCCAAGACCGTGAAAGTCGGCGACGGTTCGCAGCAAGGCACCGACCTTGGACCGATCCAGAACAAGATGCAGTTCGAGAAACTGAAGAATCTGCTGGACGACGCGCGCAGCGCGGGTCTGTCCTTCCTCCTTGGCGGCGAGATTCCCGAGGGCAAGGGATATTTTGTTCCCGTGACCATCATCGACAACCCACCCGAGGATTCGCGCGTGGTTGTGGAGGAAGCGTTCGGACCAGTGCTGCCGCTCCTCAAATTCGACGACATTGAGGATGTGGTGGCCCGGGCGAATGACACCGAATATGGCCTTGCCGCCTCTGTCTGGGGCAAGGACATTGACACTGCGCGGCGCATCGCCGGGCGCATCGAAGCGGGGACTGTGTGGATCAACGAGATCCACAGCTTCTCGCCCCATGTCGCCTTTGGCGGCCACAAGCAGTCGGGCATCGGCATCGAAAATGCGCTCGAGGGTCTTGCAGAGTATACGAACTCCCAGACGATCGTGACCAATCGGGCGGTTTGA
- a CDS encoding class I adenylate-forming enzyme family protein, translating to MRATIATLAHDAARAFSEKRAVSVSGDKALSFAEIDRLAGRAAGKLMALGLRAGHRVILHLPNGWRWIIAYHALARMGAVVVPANILLSAAEISFIAADCEANAIILPGDRASKVDVGEALVVTDDGTAGTPFDALLDGEWLEPLACRPDDLFTIGYTSGTTGKPKGAMLSHGNIFASVSHTATIHVRTRHDRVYSALPLPHVYGNVVMNSCFLTGASLFLAERFDAGAALKAIEQERITLFEGVPTMYYQLLAHPALEGADLSSLTRCTVGGQTMPVSKLDAVAERFGCPILELWGMTEVGGPATSHSPWWPPRHGSIGLPFPGTELRIAAADCSQDAPTGEPGELMVRGSLVTSGYWRNKAATSSAIDAEGWLATGDVAYRDDEGYYFIVDRKKDMILTAGYNVYPAELEQVIARFEGVSMVAVVGMADEEKGEVAHAFVVPEPGTVPDEASLIAYCREHLAAYKIPRAVHFVDDLPKTSTGKILRRALRDRSEQTQ from the coding sequence ATGCGAGCGACGATCGCGACCCTCGCTCATGATGCGGCCCGAGCCTTCAGCGAGAAGCGGGCAGTGTCGGTTTCTGGCGACAAGGCCCTCAGCTTTGCCGAGATAGACAGGCTGGCGGGGCGAGCCGCCGGCAAGCTCATGGCACTCGGCCTTCGCGCAGGTCACCGGGTCATCCTTCATTTGCCGAACGGGTGGCGATGGATCATTGCCTACCACGCCCTGGCGCGCATGGGCGCCGTGGTCGTTCCCGCCAATATCCTGCTCTCCGCCGCCGAAATCAGTTTCATTGCAGCCGATTGCGAGGCGAACGCAATTATCCTCCCGGGTGATCGAGCCTCCAAGGTCGACGTCGGCGAGGCCCTCGTCGTGACCGATGACGGGACGGCCGGGACTCCGTTCGACGCGCTTCTCGATGGTGAATGGCTCGAGCCGCTTGCCTGCAGGCCGGACGACCTCTTCACCATCGGCTACACGTCGGGCACGACCGGCAAGCCCAAGGGCGCCATGCTCAGCCATGGCAATATTTTCGCCAGCGTGTCGCACACCGCCACGATTCACGTCAGGACGCGCCACGACCGCGTCTACTCGGCGCTCCCGCTGCCGCATGTCTACGGCAATGTCGTGATGAACAGCTGCTTTCTTACAGGCGCCTCGCTCTTCCTCGCGGAGCGGTTCGACGCTGGAGCCGCGCTCAAGGCGATCGAACAGGAGCGCATCACGCTCTTTGAGGGCGTGCCGACAATGTATTACCAGCTGCTCGCTCATCCGGCGCTGGAGGGGGCGGACCTGTCGAGCCTTACACGCTGCACCGTCGGCGGGCAAACCATGCCCGTTTCGAAGCTGGATGCGGTCGCAGAGCGTTTTGGATGTCCGATACTCGAGTTATGGGGCATGACCGAAGTGGGCGGTCCGGCGACATCGCATTCGCCCTGGTGGCCCCCGCGTCACGGCTCGATCGGCCTTCCCTTCCCGGGTACAGAACTTCGGATTGCCGCCGCCGACTGCTCGCAGGATGCGCCCACGGGCGAACCCGGCGAACTGATGGTGCGAGGATCGCTGGTCACCTCGGGCTACTGGCGCAACAAAGCGGCCACTTCGAGCGCGATCGATGCCGAAGGCTGGCTCGCCACCGGCGATGTCGCCTACCGCGACGATGAGGGCTATTATTTTATCGTCGACCGCAAGAAGGACATGATCCTTACCGCGGGGTACAATGTCTACCCCGCCGAACTTGAACAGGTGATTGCGCGCTTCGAGGGCGTGTCGATGGTTGCGGTTGTCGGCATGGCCGATGAGGAAAAGGGCGAGGTGGCTCATGCCTTTGTCGTCCCGGAGCCCGGCACGGTGCCCGACGAGGCGTCGCTGATCGCGTACTGCCGCGAGCATCTTGCTGCCTACAAAATCCCCAGGGCCGTTCATTTTGTCGATGACCTGCCCAAGACGAGCACCGGCAAGATCCTTCGCCGCGCGCTGCGCGATCGGTCGGAACAGACCCAATAA
- a CDS encoding flavin reductase family protein: MNAIISTRPSKEGAPVSQSVAEATKMVMRRAAKSVWIIASCHEGKRFAMAATAVDVFSLDPPSMLVCVNHGASLHPVLTSGANFSVNLLGAEQEELAQACGGRLRGEDRFSVGTWIADHETGVPILADAQGSMVCVKRHTLSHGTHELFVGDVLNVRESGAIQPMIYVNGRYYTFRSRIDVAGSS; encoded by the coding sequence ATGAACGCGATTATTTCAACCCGTCCCTCGAAGGAAGGCGCACCCGTGTCCCAGTCCGTCGCAGAGGCCACCAAAATGGTGATGCGGCGCGCCGCCAAGTCGGTCTGGATCATCGCCTCCTGCCACGAGGGCAAGCGGTTTGCGATGGCGGCCACCGCGGTCGACGTGTTCTCTCTCGATCCCCCTTCGATGCTTGTCTGCGTCAATCATGGGGCAAGCTTGCATCCCGTGCTGACGTCGGGGGCGAATTTCTCGGTCAACTTGCTGGGCGCCGAGCAGGAAGAGTTAGCCCAGGCCTGCGGGGGACGGCTTCGCGGAGAAGACCGTTTCTCGGTCGGCACCTGGATCGCAGACCATGAGACCGGCGTCCCGATACTCGCCGATGCCCAGGGTTCGATGGTCTGCGTCAAGCGCCACACTCTGAGTCACGGTACCCACGAACTGTTCGTCGGCGACGTGCTGAATGTGCGCGAATCCGGTGCGATCCAGCCGATGATCTATGTGAACGGTCGATATTACACCTTCCGTTCTCGCATCGATGTCGCTGGCTCCAGCTAG
- a CDS encoding acyl-CoA dehydrogenase family protein, with translation MGAAKPVEMESNRAVHATREERRAALLAAVEEVGPVLEAEAAGAEDERHLTPAALTALRRSGLLGLKLPLELGGFEADNAVQYEVIERLAYHSTAAAWCMFIYTDILGKVAACLPDEGVARLLAGEGLPLTCGGGGLIPGSLVPVEGGYRLSGRWIYGSGSSGSDYFMVMGANETGAGEPQLVFCLVPSCDMTVEDNWHVVGMRGTGSADYHARDVFVPAALTFPFPGPPLRGGAIFKLGLMGYSAHTIASVAVGGTLRALDEIGKMAETKARGYSSKTPLARRSVFQSFLGQSRLRLMAMRAMMIDVGQRLVAEAESLGDNPLHTEIESRAAASLATLAAVEVMSGIMRYAGGEGARAGHLIERTMRDVQMAQTHFYVSDSSFELHGRSLLGETDLDATS, from the coding sequence ATGGGCGCAGCGAAGCCGGTCGAGATGGAATCCAACCGCGCAGTCCATGCGACGCGCGAGGAGCGGCGTGCGGCCCTTCTCGCCGCGGTGGAGGAAGTCGGCCCGGTGCTGGAGGCCGAGGCCGCGGGGGCCGAGGATGAACGCCATCTCACACCGGCGGCTCTCACGGCGCTGCGTCGTTCGGGGCTTCTCGGACTGAAGCTGCCGCTGGAGCTTGGTGGGTTCGAAGCGGACAATGCAGTCCAGTATGAGGTGATCGAACGCCTTGCCTACCATAGCACCGCGGCCGCCTGGTGCATGTTTATCTATACCGATATTCTCGGGAAAGTGGCCGCCTGCCTCCCCGATGAGGGCGTCGCCCGGCTGCTTGCCGGGGAGGGGCTTCCCCTAACGTGCGGGGGCGGGGGGCTCATCCCTGGATCGCTTGTTCCCGTGGAGGGCGGCTACCGGCTCAGCGGCCGCTGGATTTACGGCAGCGGCAGCAGCGGTTCGGACTATTTCATGGTGATGGGGGCCAACGAAACAGGGGCAGGAGAGCCGCAACTGGTGTTCTGCCTTGTTCCCTCCTGCGATATGACCGTTGAGGATAATTGGCACGTCGTGGGAATGCGCGGGACCGGCAGCGCGGACTATCACGCCAGGGATGTCTTTGTACCCGCCGCGCTGACATTTCCCTTCCCTGGCCCGCCGCTGCGGGGCGGCGCGATCTTCAAACTGGGGCTGATGGGCTATTCGGCCCATACCATTGCATCGGTGGCGGTCGGCGGCACTCTCAGGGCACTTGATGAAATAGGCAAAATGGCCGAAACCAAGGCGCGGGGCTATTCAAGCAAGACCCCCCTGGCGCGCCGCAGCGTGTTCCAATCCTTTTTGGGGCAGTCGCGGCTGCGGCTGATGGCCATGCGCGCGATGATGATCGATGTCGGGCAGCGGCTTGTCGCCGAAGCCGAAAGCCTTGGTGACAATCCTCTCCATACCGAGATCGAAAGCCGCGCCGCTGCATCCCTCGCGACGCTGGCCGCGGTCGAGGTGATGAGCGGTATCATGCGCTACGCCGGAGGGGAGGGGGCCCGGGCGGGACATCTGATCGAGCGGACCATGCGCGATGTCCAGATGGCGCAGACGCACTTCTATGTCAGTGACAGTTCATTCGAGCTGCACGGGCGAAGCCTCCTCGGCGAGACCGATCTGGACGCAACGTCATGA
- a CDS encoding amidohydrolase family protein: protein MQVTPLLPDSVASFGGRITDIDSHEMLPAQVWVDVFGEITRPWAERAMRVKPNGGAQNIISVPGFEGDVAEMDPEAVWTTKGPSAPGAADMNRRLELMDVMGLSRQLMFPSGPGLGGLALYGSPNDAQKYGVASFGVTDDNFYTLARDLMDNYNRWAVEVAKISSRFRPVAPVYGDTPEELIAVTKKLIDQGIRAVLISAPRLPGGRSPANNDLDPFYAMLAEANVALTLHIGGEDLFLRTNDWVKAAAFEGYKETTEVLLNPWKLSTYHLAAQNFIGTMVVGGVFDRHPTLRVGVTEFTAYWIGPLARALDIWYEHDFSLKPKVFADGSEGRRLPMKPSEYINRNVRVSPFDFEPVGEYIQMYGLEDVYCFASDFPHVEGGKDPVGAFAASLEPLGPRVMEKFFVTNGEFLMPN from the coding sequence ATGCAGGTAACACCCTTATTGCCCGACAGTGTCGCATCCTTTGGGGGGCGCATTACTGACATCGACAGCCACGAAATGTTGCCCGCACAGGTGTGGGTCGACGTCTTTGGCGAGATCACGCGCCCGTGGGCCGAGCGCGCCATGCGCGTCAAGCCGAATGGGGGCGCGCAAAATATCATCAGCGTTCCCGGTTTTGAAGGTGACGTCGCCGAGATGGATCCTGAAGCGGTCTGGACGACCAAGGGCCCCTCGGCGCCAGGCGCGGCCGACATGAACCGCCGGCTCGAGCTTATGGATGTGATGGGACTGTCCCGGCAGCTGATGTTTCCGTCGGGGCCCGGTCTGGGCGGGCTCGCGCTGTACGGATCCCCGAACGATGCGCAAAAATATGGCGTCGCCAGCTTCGGCGTTACCGACGACAATTTCTACACGCTCGCGCGCGACCTGATGGACAATTACAATCGCTGGGCCGTGGAGGTGGCGAAAATATCGAGCCGATTCCGTCCGGTGGCGCCCGTCTATGGGGACACGCCGGAGGAATTGATCGCTGTCACCAAGAAACTCATCGATCAGGGCATCCGTGCAGTTCTGATTTCCGCGCCGCGTCTCCCTGGGGGCAGGTCGCCTGCGAACAACGACCTTGACCCCTTCTATGCGATGCTTGCCGAGGCGAATGTGGCGCTGACCCTGCACATCGGGGGCGAGGACCTGTTCCTGCGCACGAATGATTGGGTCAAGGCGGCAGCGTTCGAGGGCTATAAGGAAACCACGGAGGTTCTGCTCAATCCCTGGAAGCTCTCGACCTATCATCTTGCCGCGCAGAACTTCATCGGAACGATGGTGGTGGGCGGCGTCTTCGACCGCCATCCGACGTTGCGCGTCGGCGTCACCGAATTCACCGCATACTGGATCGGGCCGCTCGCCCGCGCGCTCGACATCTGGTACGAGCATGACTTCTCGCTCAAGCCCAAGGTGTTTGCGGACGGATCGGAAGGTCGCCGTCTGCCGATGAAGCCTTCCGAATATATCAACCGCAATGTGCGGGTATCGCCGTTCGATTTCGAACCCGTCGGCGAATATATCCAAATGTATGGTCTTGAGGATGTCTACTGCTTCGCCAGCGATTTTCCGCACGTCGAAGGCGGGAAGGACCCGGTGGGAGCCTTTGCGGCGTCGCTCGAGCCCCTGGGACCGCGGGTAATGGAGAAATTCTTCGTCACCAATGGCGAATTTCTGATGCCGAACTGA